ctgccaGCAAATCCCCAACGCGCACAAGGACTGGGTCTGCGCCCTGGCCTTTGTCCCCGGCCGCCCCATGCTGCTGAGCGCCTGCCACGGGGGCGTGGTGAAGGTCTGGAACGTGGAGAACTTCACGCCCGTTGGGGAGATCAAGGGCCACGACAGCCCCATCAATGCCATCTGCACCAATTCCAAGCACATATTCACTGCTTCCAGGTGAGGGCAGTGGGCTGGGCTAGGCCCCTGCGGGATGAGGGAGGGAGCTCTGACCCCCAACTCACCCCAGTGcagcagagcagcaggagctctccAAACCCACTGTTGCTCCCCCCATGTGGCAGGGCCTGGAATGGCACTGGGAGCGAGGGATGGGAACagcgccggagccgggctgcaggcggTTTGGTATGGGGCAGCAGTCGGCTGCagggcccccaacccctccccatctagCCTCTCGTCTCCTCCATCTCTAAGCCATTGTTAGGTCGCCCCACAGTGGCGTGGCCCGTAGCTGATTGTACTCactgtgctgcctctcccagctggggcgggggcagcccccggcctcacttcctctctctcttccttccccagcgaCCTGACAGTGAAGCTCTGGAGTAGGAGAAGATTGCTGAACGGCCCGACCTAGGCACTGGAAAGGCCGGAGCCAGGGCGACTGTCAGGCTCCCTggcgggcccaggccccagcccctgtccctggctgtgaagagctgggagcggcctggcctgtgtgtgctccagtttccaggactctggggtgacGGCGTCTCAGCTGGGGCTTTGTGAACTGCCAGCTCCCACGGCTAGGGGGCGTCGTTCCCGTCCAGTCCCACGCTGGGTTTCCATGATGCATAGGGCTTTCTGCTGACTGGGGCGTGGCCAGGCAGTGCTTCAGGACATGGCCTTGCCAGCCACGGGGAGGACCCCAAGCTGAGAGACTCAACAGGATCATTCCCGTCTGTCCCGCAGCCCGTTCAGCAGCCCCAGAGCCTGGATGTGCGAGAGGGATCCTGCCACctgcatcctgctgctggcctctgcacctcCTGGATGCCTGGGGTCTCATTCCTTCTGCAAGCGGCTGCAGGCCCCTCTCCACACTTCGtcgttcagcagagctgggatctgcCGGCCGGTACCGAAATACGGAGAGGGCTTGTGTGCTGCCGACCCCAGCCTAGCACCAGCAGCGTCCATGGAGCACCGCTGGGGAATGACCCGCTCCCAAAGACGGCTTCTGAGCCCCGGCACTGCACTGGGGCTCCTTGCAAGGGGCTCCGGCAGCCGCTCCATCGCTGGGTCTCCTGACCAAATCCGCATGCTGCCTGGCAATTGTCGACCTCTGCATCTGACCCACCTCGGTTCGGAGCCAGGATGCCCCCCCTTCTGCCCCGGGGGTGGAGAGAAGGAAGCTGGCACATGGGGAAAATCCCTGTGGGCGTCTCCAAGGAAAAGCGGAATTTCTGGATCTCTTCACTCTGGGTACCCCCTGACCTGACTGAGC
This is a stretch of genomic DNA from Chrysemys picta bellii isolate R12L10 unplaced genomic scaffold, ASM1138683v2 scaf980, whole genome shotgun sequence. It encodes these proteins:
- the LOC103306545 gene encoding kinesin-like protein KIF21B, translated to MFEIADSVVGNVGPTHNFEPPHYDGIKCLAIQGDVLFSGSRDNGIKKWDLEQQELLQQIPNAHKDWVCALAFVPGRPMLLSACHGGVVKVWNVENFTPVGEIKGHDSPINAICTNSKHIFTASSDLTVKLWSRRRLLNGPT